One Tomitella gaofuii DNA segment encodes these proteins:
- a CDS encoding DnaJ family domain-containing protein translates to MTERKPAGMTVESWVERQIRVAAERGDLDGLPGTGKPIPPSPVDDDMGWVRRKLEEEGLSTDALLPMSLQLRREIDRLPRTLADIDPRTPGAEAQVRSHVAELNRRIAEWIRAPSPPVLPIAPVAVDAAVARWRAEDTAAGAPVRGAAPTTRPVRTKASTASMTEDSAPAASRVTVYWRPGCVFCQRLRAILWARRLRPTMINIWEDARAAAFVRSVADGNETVPTVVIDGAAHVNPAPKTVVAALRRR, encoded by the coding sequence ATGACCGAGCGCAAGCCGGCGGGCATGACCGTCGAATCGTGGGTGGAACGGCAGATCCGCGTCGCGGCCGAGCGCGGCGACCTCGACGGCCTGCCCGGCACCGGCAAGCCCATACCCCCGTCACCGGTGGACGACGACATGGGATGGGTGCGGCGCAAGCTCGAAGAGGAGGGCCTTTCCACCGATGCACTGCTGCCCATGTCACTGCAGCTCCGACGGGAGATCGACCGTCTGCCCCGCACGCTCGCGGACATCGACCCGCGTACACCCGGCGCGGAGGCCCAGGTGCGCTCCCACGTCGCCGAGCTCAACCGCCGCATCGCGGAATGGATACGCGCCCCGTCACCGCCGGTGCTGCCGATCGCGCCGGTCGCCGTCGACGCCGCCGTCGCCCGGTGGCGCGCTGAGGACACGGCCGCCGGTGCGCCGGTCCGCGGCGCCGCACCGACCACGCGCCCCGTACGCACGAAAGCGAGCACTGCATCGATGACCGAAGACTCCGCGCCGGCCGCATCGCGAGTCACCGTGTACTGGCGCCCCGGCTGCGTGTTCTGTCAGCGCCTGCGGGCGATCCTGTGGGCCCGGCGGCTGCGCCCCACGATGATCAACATCTGGGAGGACGCCCGGGCCGCCGCGTTCGTCCGGTCCGTCGCGGACGGCAACGAGACCGTCCCCACCGTGGTGATCGACGGGGCCGCGCACGTCAACCCGGCCCCCAAGACGGTGGTGGCCGCACTGCGGCGGCGCTGA